One window of the Acinonyx jubatus isolate Ajub_Pintada_27869175 chromosome A2, VMU_Ajub_asm_v1.0, whole genome shotgun sequence genome contains the following:
- the AQP1 gene encoding aquaporin-1 produces the protein MASEFKKKLFWRAVVAEFLAMTLFVFISIGSALGFNYPVKNNQTAGASQDNVKVSLAFGLSIATLAQSVGHISGAHLNPAVTLGLLLSCQISILRAIMYIIAQCVGAIVATAILSGVTSSLPDNSLGRNELAPGVNSGQGLGIEIIGTLQLVLCVLATTDRRRRDLGGSGPLAIGLSVALGHLLAIDYTGCGINPARSFGSSVITHNFKDHWIFWVGPFIGGALAVLIYDFILAPRSSDLTDRVKVWTSGQVEEYDLDGDDINSRVEMKPK, from the exons ATGGCCAGCGAGTTCAAGAAGAAGCTCTTCTGGAGGGCTGTGGTGGCCGAGTTCCTGGCCATGACCCTCTTCGTCTTCATCAGCATCGGTTCCGCCCTGGGCTTCAATTACCCGGTGAAGAACAACCAGACAGCAGGTGCCTCCCAGGACAACGTGAAGGTGTCACTGGCCTTCGGGCTGAGCATCGCCACCCTGGCCCAGAGCGTGGGCCACATCAGTGGCGCCCACCTCAACCCGGCCGTCACGCTGGGGCTGTTGCTCAGCTGCCAGATCAGCATCCTCAGGGCTATCATGTACATCATCGCCCAGTGTGTGGGGGCCATTGTGGCCACTGCCATCCTCTCGGGCGTCACCTCCTCCCTGCCGGACAACTCGCTCGGCCGAAACGAG CTGGCCCCCGGTGTGAACTCTGGCCAGGGCCTGGGCATCGAAATCATCGGCACCCTGCAGCTGGTGCTTTGTGTGCTGGCCACCACTGACAGGAGGCGCCGTGATCTCGGGGGCTCGGGCCCCCTCGCCATCGGCCTCTCTGTGGCCCTGGGACATCTGCTTGCG ATCGACTACACAGGCTGTGGCATTAACCCCGCCCGGTCCTTTGGCTCGTCAGTGATTACTCATAACTTCAAGGACCACTGG ATTTTCTGGGTGGGGCCATTCATCGGGGGAGCCCTGGCTGTGCTCATCTACGATTTCATCCTGGCCCCGCGCAGCAGTGACCTCACAGACCGCGTGAAGGTGTGGACCAGCGGCCAGGTGGAGGAGTATGACCTGGATGGCGACGACATCAACTCCAGGGTGGAGATGAAGCCGAAATAG